A region of Paenimyroides aestuarii DNA encodes the following proteins:
- a CDS encoding sigma-54-dependent transcriptional regulator, with amino-acid sequence MKKILIIEDDVSFCLMMKTFLTKKGFEVFHAFSFKEAAIILNDEKIDLVLTDVRLPDNDGIEILKFIKDINPAIQVILMTGYTDIKTAVNVMKMGAFDYVSKPINSDEILHTIDKALKDSGKIATVVHSEKNTETNETRPVKNAYTGSHFIKGKSEKSKQLHEFINVVAPTNISVLIIGDSGTGKENIAYSIHKLSKRQNMPYVAVDCGAIPKDLAASEFFGHVKGSFTGATGDKVGHFEAANGGTIFLDEVGNLTYDVQVQLLRALQERKVKPVGSSKEVNVDIRIIAATNEDLQKAVRDGHFREDLYHRLNEFSIQAPRLNERGKDILEFANFFIAQSNEELERDVHGLSDEVTELFLNYEWPGNLREMRNVIKRAVLLSKSDFIETSVLPAEMFQPNNLLKSNETDENAATSFSNGISAEEEMKLYSSKNEEHLIRVALEKAKYNKTKAAQILGIDRKTLYNKLKLYDIEL; translated from the coding sequence ATGAAAAAAATTTTAATAATAGAAGATGATGTGTCTTTCTGCCTGATGATGAAGACATTTCTAACCAAAAAAGGGTTCGAAGTGTTCCATGCTTTTTCATTCAAAGAAGCGGCTATAATCTTAAACGATGAAAAAATTGACCTAGTTTTAACCGATGTCCGCTTGCCAGATAATGATGGTATCGAAATACTTAAATTTATTAAAGATATCAATCCAGCCATTCAAGTAATATTAATGACTGGTTACACCGATATCAAAACAGCAGTAAATGTGATGAAAATGGGTGCTTTTGACTATGTATCAAAACCCATAAATTCCGATGAAATCCTGCATACAATTGACAAAGCACTGAAAGATTCCGGAAAAATAGCTACGGTGGTTCACTCCGAAAAAAATACTGAAACCAATGAAACACGACCTGTAAAAAATGCTTACACGGGTAGTCATTTCATTAAAGGTAAAAGTGAAAAGTCTAAACAATTGCACGAGTTTATAAACGTGGTGGCACCTACAAATATTTCGGTATTGATTATAGGTGATAGTGGTACCGGAAAGGAAAATATAGCCTATTCCATTCACAAATTAAGCAAGCGTCAAAACATGCCTTATGTGGCGGTTGATTGTGGGGCAATCCCAAAAGATTTAGCTGCAAGCGAATTTTTTGGCCATGTAAAAGGCTCCTTTACAGGTGCAACGGGTGATAAAGTTGGTCATTTTGAAGCAGCTAATGGAGGAACTATTTTTTTAGACGAAGTAGGTAATTTAACCTACGATGTTCAAGTGCAACTACTTCGTGCTTTGCAAGAACGAAAAGTGAAACCTGTAGGAAGCAGTAAAGAAGTAAATGTAGATATTCGCATTATTGCTGCTACCAACGAAGACTTACAAAAAGCAGTTCGAGACGGACATTTTAGAGAAGATTTATACCATCGATTAAACGAATTTTCCATTCAAGCTCCTCGTTTAAATGAACGAGGTAAGGATATTCTTGAATTTGCAAATTTTTTTATAGCGCAATCAAATGAGGAATTAGAGCGCGATGTTCATGGTTTGTCTGATGAAGTTACAGAATTGTTTTTAAATTATGAATGGCCAGGAAATTTAAGAGAAATGCGCAATGTAATTAAACGTGCGGTATTATTAAGTAAATCCGATTTTATTGAAACTTCTGTACTACCTGCCGAAATGTTTCAGCCAAACAATTTGTTAAAGAGCAATGAGACAGATGAAAATGCAGCGACTAGTTTTAGCAACGGTATTTCAGCAGAAGAAGAAATGAAGTTGTATTCATCGAAAAACGAAGAGCATTTAATCAGAGTGGCATTAGAAAAGGCAAAATACAACAAAACAAAAGCAGCACAAATATTAGGCATTGATCGAAAAACGCTGTACAATAAATTAAAACTCTATGATATTGAGTTGTAA
- a CDS encoding nucleotide sugar dehydrogenase, with the protein MNKQPIIAVIGLGYVGLPLACLFAKKYHVIGYDIDTNRIAALNNGEDRTLEVSKENLEAVLNTSLVGTTASNGLRFSDCEADLEIADYYIITVPTPVDKNNTPDLTPLKKASELVGLVLRKGNVVIYESTVYPGVTEEECVPILEKKSGLQFNTDFFAGYSPERVNPGDKERPIEKIIKVTSGSTTAIAQEIDALYASVITAGTHKASSIKVAEAAKVIENAQRDINIAFVNELAKIFALMGIDTKEVLQAAGTKWNFMPFQPGLVGGHCIGVDPFYLAQKAQQMGYYSELILSARRLNDSMGAFVASQVVKLMIQNDVKIKKAKVLVLGVTFKENCPDMRNSKVWDVVDALIDYGCCVSVYDPWVNWRNRVLPKEVSVLESLENTTFDAAVLAVAHQQFLSMDVRKHLNPSGVIYDVKGVLQEPVDGRL; encoded by the coding sequence ATGAACAAACAACCTATAATTGCGGTCATTGGATTAGGCTATGTGGGGCTTCCATTAGCTTGCCTATTTGCCAAAAAATACCATGTGATTGGTTATGATATCGATACAAACCGAATTGCAGCACTTAATAATGGCGAAGACCGAACCTTAGAGGTGTCAAAAGAAAACTTAGAGGCTGTTTTAAATACCTCATTAGTAGGCACTACTGCTTCTAACGGTTTGCGTTTTTCAGACTGTGAGGCAGATTTGGAAATAGCCGATTATTACATCATCACCGTGCCTACACCTGTTGATAAAAACAACACACCCGATCTAACGCCTCTTAAAAAAGCGTCTGAATTGGTGGGTTTGGTACTGCGAAAAGGAAATGTAGTGATTTATGAATCAACTGTTTATCCAGGAGTAACAGAGGAAGAATGTGTGCCTATTTTAGAAAAAAAATCAGGTTTACAGTTCAATACTGATTTCTTTGCAGGATATTCACCAGAACGCGTAAATCCGGGCGATAAAGAACGGCCTATTGAAAAAATTATTAAAGTAACTTCTGGTTCAACAACCGCAATTGCTCAGGAGATTGATGCACTTTATGCATCGGTTATAACTGCTGGAACACACAAAGCATCTTCAATCAAAGTAGCCGAAGCAGCAAAAGTGATCGAAAATGCGCAGCGCGACATTAATATTGCATTTGTAAACGAATTGGCAAAAATTTTTGCGTTAATGGGTATCGATACCAAAGAAGTATTGCAAGCTGCAGGAACCAAATGGAATTTTATGCCCTTTCAACCAGGTTTAGTAGGCGGACATTGTATTGGGGTGGATCCGTTTTATTTGGCACAAAAGGCACAACAAATGGGCTATTATTCAGAATTGATTTTATCGGCACGTAGGTTAAACGATTCAATGGGTGCATTTGTAGCATCCCAAGTAGTGAAACTAATGATTCAAAATGATGTGAAGATAAAAAAAGCTAAAGTTTTGGTATTAGGTGTCACTTTTAAAGAAAATTGTCCCGATATGCGCAATTCCAAAGTATGGGATGTGGTAGATGCACTTATAGATTATGGATGCTGTGTTTCCGTATATGATCCATGGGTGAATTGGAGAAATCGTGTGCTTCCAAAAGAAGTCAGTGTTTTAGAATCTTTAGAAAATACCACCTTCGATGCAGCAGTTTTAGCCGTAGCCCATCAACAATTTTTATCGATGGATGTTCGAAAACATTTGAACCCATCCGGCGTGATTTATGATGTGAAAGGAGTTTTACAAGAACCGGTAGATGGCAGACTGTAA
- a CDS encoding translocation/assembly module TamB: MKKKILKVIKYVLITLASLLVLILAAIYSLQFPAVQNFVKDKLVNYLQEKIQTKVSLNRVYVHFPNKIELEQLYLEDQNADTLLYVNHLNVGLDLPQLLNNKAEFTAIELDGLTANVEKRADSTFNFDYIIDAFATNDEEDDESKPFIIDLDKIHLQNINVTYNDRTSKNDIALKLTDLQTVVEVFDLEKNNYAVDYINADGFQLIFNQGMLKEVAANTEEKVDSLSEENPLNIAVNALNLTNFDVLYDDENSATRAKIVFAKLQSKIKKIDLPTNSFNISDLQFHDAFVNVLLTPMSKASQSVNDSATNNQEEVAAETNPFKVFLNKANLQNVNVVYNNGLSENTSKAFNANHLDIKKLTANINDLELIGSNVKGIIQEASFTETSGFLLEELSTKFVYGEKETLLENLTLKTPNTFLQRSLKLQYQSIDDFTNNLGNVALEANLPDTKIGFKDILWLAPDLKNTAPFNSYPTAVLNVSANLKGKVNDLLVQEFKLSGLGSLNVNASGTIKNALDTDRLWMNLKIANLTADKRLINNLAPKNAIPNSIEIPENMNLSGKIKGGLNDLYADLGLQSSFGNAKFTGTFNQKVKNAEKYDINASLASFNVGKLLKQPDLGIVTAQAKINGTGFNFEQNNATIDAFVTQATYKGYTYQGVDLKGKISNGNYEATLRSDDENAKLNIAASGVYNATQPTVKTDGTIFKIDLNKLGFYDTPMALAGKLNADFSSLNPDALNGEMLLQDFVLSDGDEIYPISTISLKAVSNDSINSIDLKSQIVDAAITGKYKLTEISASLLSTLNQYYHFQKESDPKKPISPSQYFDFKGKIKNDDLIRKFAPALTSFQTINLYGSYNADSRKITVYGSVPQVQYDAYQLNDIKLSAGNDEESLNYSVTLNQLDSEQFRLENIVLDGFIANDVIDYNLLVKDDNEEVQYKIAGNVATANDLIDLSLKQDGFVLNYDAWSVAPNNKLTVYPTGLVAQNLDLTSANSSITINSEGDTPAAPLNIQFKDFKIETLTEIVRKDSLPAEGTINGKAVLKDVMNDLRLTADLNIKDLKVFGNAIGTIDALVANETSSLYNADIKLSGFNNNLSLLGSYDTAASKFDANLDIKALQMTSIQGFSMNQLSDAKGYISGKLKLTGTTDAPSILGNVQFNDAGFGVTQLNTTFQNMNDEIQFTNRGIVFKSFKINDTDGNALTINGAVLTKTYQDFNFDLNLSARNFKVVNSTKTDNQMLYGVMAINANIGVKGNLDLPKIDGTINVTDKTDFTFVMPQSSPALQEREGIIEFVDQDQLALEDTIEDPEEDLNQTLSGLDVNLNIELDKEAQMSIVIDKANGDFIKLQGEGQLTGGIDPSGKTTLVGRYEVNEGAYEMSVSLLKRRFIIQKGSSITWTGEPTKADVDITAIYKTKAAPYDLVQQQVGNDEISNLYKQRIPFNTLLKMSGELLKPIITFDIEVDGNNPGIPTEITAAVSNKLSELRTEESEMNKQVFALLLLNRFIGENPFQSSAGMSAESVARQSVSRMLSEQLNNIAADLIDGVELNFDLESTDDYSTGTQQNRTDLNVNISKTLLNDRLKVSVGSNFGLEGNERQNEQMTNIAGDIQIEYLLSKDGRYLLKAYRKDEYQVALQGQIIETGVGFVITLDYNKFRELINRSKRNRAFRKQQRKLQNEQATSTTK; encoded by the coding sequence TTGAAAAAGAAAATTTTAAAAGTTATTAAGTACGTTTTAATAACTTTAGCCTCTTTATTGGTGTTAATTTTGGCGGCAATTTATTCGCTTCAGTTTCCTGCTGTGCAAAATTTTGTGAAGGATAAATTGGTAAACTATTTGCAAGAAAAAATACAAACCAAGGTTTCTTTAAATCGGGTGTATGTTCATTTTCCTAATAAAATTGAGCTGGAACAATTATATCTCGAAGATCAAAATGCCGATACGCTTTTATACGTTAACCACCTAAATGTTGGTTTAGACCTTCCCCAATTATTAAACAACAAAGCCGAATTTACTGCTATTGAACTTGATGGATTAACAGCAAACGTGGAAAAACGCGCAGACAGCACTTTTAATTTTGACTATATTATTGATGCATTTGCCACTAATGATGAAGAGGATGATGAAAGCAAACCTTTTATAATAGATTTAGATAAGATACACCTACAAAATATAAATGTTACATACAACGATCGCACCAGCAAAAACGATATTGCTTTAAAATTAACCGATTTGCAAACCGTGGTAGAGGTTTTTGACTTAGAAAAAAACAACTATGCTGTTGATTACATTAATGCCGACGGGTTTCAATTGATTTTTAACCAAGGCATGCTAAAAGAAGTAGCTGCTAATACCGAAGAAAAGGTAGATTCTTTATCTGAAGAAAACCCTTTAAACATTGCTGTTAACGCATTAAATCTCACAAATTTTGATGTTTTATACGATGATGAAAATAGTGCTACACGCGCAAAAATAGTCTTTGCTAAATTGCAGTCAAAAATTAAAAAAATAGACCTGCCTACTAATAGCTTTAATATTTCGGACCTTCAATTTCATGATGCATTTGTAAATGTATTGCTCACACCCATGTCAAAAGCATCACAAAGTGTCAATGATTCAGCAACTAATAATCAAGAAGAAGTTGCCGCTGAAACCAATCCGTTTAAAGTATTTTTAAACAAAGCCAATCTGCAAAATGTAAATGTGGTTTACAACAACGGTTTGAGCGAAAATACTTCAAAAGCATTTAATGCCAATCATTTAGATATTAAAAAATTAACAGCAAACATCAACGATTTAGAATTGATAGGCAGCAATGTGAAAGGAATTATTCAAGAGGCAAGTTTTACTGAAACCAGTGGCTTTTTGTTGGAAGAACTGTCAACAAAATTTGTATATGGTGAAAAGGAAACTCTTTTAGAAAACTTAACATTAAAGACTCCCAACACCTTTTTGCAACGCAGTTTAAAACTGCAATACCAGTCAATTGATGATTTTACGAATAATCTGGGAAATGTAGCGTTAGAAGCCAATTTGCCCGATACGAAAATCGGCTTTAAAGATATTCTTTGGTTGGCACCCGATTTAAAAAATACGGCACCTTTTAATTCGTATCCCACTGCGGTTCTGAATGTTTCTGCCAACCTAAAAGGAAAAGTAAACGATCTTTTAGTACAAGAATTCAAACTTTCAGGCTTGGGTAGTTTAAATGTAAATGCTTCGGGAACCATAAAAAACGCATTGGATACCGATCGTTTATGGATGAATTTAAAAATTGCAAACCTCACAGCAGATAAGCGTTTGATCAATAATTTAGCGCCAAAAAATGCGATTCCAAATAGCATAGAAATTCCGGAAAACATGAACCTTTCCGGGAAAATTAAAGGCGGTTTGAATGATTTATATGCCGATTTAGGATTACAATCTTCCTTTGGTAATGCAAAATTCACTGGAACATTTAATCAAAAAGTGAAAAATGCCGAAAAGTATGACATCAATGCGTCGTTAGCATCTTTTAACGTAGGCAAATTGTTGAAACAACCCGATTTGGGCATCGTAACTGCTCAGGCAAAAATAAACGGAACTGGCTTTAATTTCGAGCAAAACAATGCCACGATAGATGCATTTGTAACACAAGCAACTTATAAAGGTTACACTTACCAAGGCGTTGATTTAAAAGGAAAAATTTCCAATGGAAATTACGAGGCAACACTTCGTTCTGATGATGAAAACGCAAAATTAAATATCGCAGCCAGCGGAGTGTACAACGCCACGCAGCCAACTGTAAAAACCGATGGTACCATTTTTAAAATCGATCTTAACAAACTTGGTTTTTACGATACACCAATGGCTTTGGCAGGAAAGTTAAATGCCGATTTTTCATCGCTTAATCCCGATGCTTTGAATGGCGAAATGCTGTTGCAAGATTTTGTGCTTTCAGACGGTGACGAAATTTATCCAATCAGTACAATTAGCCTAAAAGCGGTGAGCAATGACAGCATCAATAGCATCGACTTAAAATCACAAATTGTTGATGCAGCCATTACCGGAAAATATAAATTAACCGAAATTAGTGCTTCGTTGCTAAGCACATTAAATCAATATTATCATTTTCAAAAAGAAAGCGATCCCAAAAAACCAATTAGTCCATCGCAATATTTTGATTTTAAAGGAAAAATTAAAAACGACGACCTCATTCGCAAGTTTGCACCTGCGCTTACATCGTTTCAAACCATCAATCTGTACGGTTCCTATAATGCCGATTCGCGTAAAATTACGGTATATGGAAGTGTGCCCCAAGTGCAATATGATGCTTATCAACTGAATGACATTAAATTATCGGCTGGAAACGATGAAGAAAGTTTGAATTATTCCGTAACATTGAACCAGTTAGACAGCGAACAATTTAGGTTGGAAAATATTGTTTTAGATGGATTTATAGCAAACGATGTCATTGATTACAATTTATTGGTTAAAGACGACAACGAGGAAGTTCAATATAAAATTGCCGGAAATGTAGCCACAGCCAATGATTTGATTGATTTAAGCTTGAAACAAGACGGTTTTGTGTTGAATTATGATGCTTGGAGTGTTGCACCGAACAATAAACTTACTGTGTATCCAACCGGATTGGTGGCACAAAATTTAGACCTTACAAGCGCCAACAGTTCCATTACGATCAATTCAGAAGGCGACACACCTGCAGCGCCTTTAAATATTCAGTTTAAAGATTTTAAAATTGAAACATTAACAGAGATTGTTCGTAAAGATTCGTTGCCTGCTGAAGGAACCATCAATGGAAAAGCGGTATTAAAAGATGTGATGAATGATTTGCGATTAACAGCCGATTTAAACATTAAAGATTTAAAAGTTTTTGGAAATGCTATTGGAACAATAGATGCTTTGGTGGCAAACGAAACATCTTCCTTATATAATGCAGATATTAAATTGAGCGGCTTCAACAACAACCTGTCGCTATTGGGAAGCTATGATACCGCAGCGAGTAAATTTGATGCAAATTTAGATATAAAAGCCTTGCAAATGACCAGTATTCAAGGTTTTTCAATGAACCAACTCAGCGATGCTAAGGGGTATATTTCGGGTAAATTGAAACTTACCGGCACCACTGATGCACCAAGTATATTGGGGAATGTACAGTTTAACGATGCCGGTTTTGGCGTAACACAGCTCAACACTACTTTTCAAAACATGAACGATGAAATTCAATTTACTAATAGAGGAATTGTGTTTAAATCGTTTAAAATAAATGATACCGATGGAAATGCCTTAACCATAAACGGTGCAGTGCTTACCAAAACGTATCAAGATTTTAATTTTGATTTGAATCTTTCGGCGCGCAATTTCAAAGTGGTGAATTCTACTAAAACCGATAATCAAATGCTTTATGGGGTGATGGCTATCAATGCCAATATTGGTGTAAAAGGCAATTTAGATCTTCCAAAAATAGATGGAACGATAAATGTAACCGATAAAACCGATTTCACATTTGTAATGCCGCAATCAAGTCCGGCATTGCAAGAACGCGAAGGTATTATAGAATTTGTAGATCAAGATCAATTGGCTTTGGAAGATACCATAGAAGACCCCGAAGAAGATTTAAACCAAACACTAAGCGGCTTGGATGTAAACTTAAATATCGAGTTAGACAAGGAAGCACAAATGTCTATCGTAATTGATAAAGCAAACGGAGATTTTATCAAATTGCAAGGAGAAGGGCAGTTAACAGGTGGTATTGATCCATCGGGCAAAACCACCCTTGTGGGAAGATATGAGGTAAACGAAGGTGCTTATGAAATGTCGGTAAGTTTGTTAAAACGTCGATTCATCATTCAAAAAGGAAGTTCTATCACTTGGACGGGCGAGCCAACAAAAGCAGATGTTGATATCACAGCGATTTATAAAACCAAAGCTGCACCTTATGATTTGGTACAACAACAAGTGGGCAACGACGAAATTTCGAACCTATACAAACAACGTATTCCTTTTAATACCTTGTTAAAAATGTCGGGCGAATTGCTAAAACCAATCATTACGTTTGATATAGAAGTAGATGGCAATAATCCCGGCATACCAACTGAAATCACCGCAGCTGTAAGCAATAAACTAAGTGAACTGCGCACCGAAGAGTCGGAAATGAACAAACAAGTTTTTGCTTTGCTATTGTTGAATCGTTTCATTGGCGAAAATCCATTTCAAAGCAGTGCAGGAATGTCTGCAGAAAGCGTTGCCCGCCAAAGTGTAAGCCGTATGCTTTCGGAGCAGTTAAACAATATTGCTGCTGATTTAATTGATGGTGTGGAATTGAATTTTGATTTAGAATCTACCGACGATTACAGCACAGGTACCCAACAAAACCGTACCGATTTGAATGTAAATATTTCTAAAACATTGTTGAATGATCGTTTAAAAGTGAGTGTGGGCAGTAATTTTGGTTTAGAAGGAAATGAACGCCAAAACGAACAAATGACCAATATTGCAGGCGATATTCAGATAGAATATTTATTGTCTAAAGACGGCAGGTATTTATTAAAAGCCTATCGAAAAGACGAATACCAAGTGGCACTACAAGGACAAATTATTGAAACCGGTGTTGGTTTTGTGATTACATTAGATTACAACAAATTTAGAGAATTGATCAACCGCAGCAAACGAAACCGCGCCTTTAGAAAACAACAAAGAAAATTACAAAATGAACAAGCTACCTCAACAACTAAATAA
- the tamL gene encoding translocation and assembly module lipoprotein TamL, with product MNKLPQQLNKLLFAATALFLVGCSNTRFVPEGDYLYTGASITILSDSLPKSKKSALEDLLKESLTPKPNKSFLGLRPQIYIYNKVSEPKKDKGFKHWLKYKVGKKPVYLSDVDIPFNLDLIENTGENNGYFNISASYDTVPKNKKVHINYEVSPRVQYTINEVTFPQDSTILAKEIRKTTDESLLKINDPFSLDVIKNERERIDAKLKENGFYYFDPNNIIVQVDSTEVKHKVNLKVKIKNDTPELAKEQFTIDKIYIFSDYNLRNARNRRNLVRANTDTILWKDNVYILDPKEKFRPQIYDRALYFKSGDLYNRSNHNLTLSRLINLGTFKFVKNQFVLKDSTAQKFDVYYYLTPNDFKSLRLETLGKSNSASYVGGEVNFNWRHRNFLRGAELFTATLYTAIDFQLGGSKEANNIYRVGSRFSLTWPRIIAPFKFQSSSAFVPRTRVQLGYEYQNRTQLYTLHNFNASFGYLWKENALREHDLKLLEVTYVAPEKTTAKYEEEIAKYPPLARVTEKQLIFGPVYSYIFTNTMLPKKHTFYYKGLLDLSANLTGIISGANAEKEAPKTILGVAYSQYIKTEHDFRYYLKLNNTSQLASRFIAGVAYPYGNSVHMPFSKQFFVGGSNSIRAFRARTLGPGSYDPRGEGSSFYHDQAGDVKLEANLEYRANIISFLNAAVFVDAGNVWLFNEETTRPGGQFSKEFLSEIAVGAGFGLRFDFNILILRTDLAMPLRIPYYPKGDRWTFNEIDFSRKTWRRDNLMFNIAIGYPF from the coding sequence ATGAACAAGCTACCTCAACAACTAAATAAACTACTTTTTGCAGCCACAGCTTTGTTTTTGGTTGGCTGTAGCAATACGCGTTTTGTGCCCGAAGGTGATTATCTATACACAGGTGCATCTATTACTATTTTAAGCGATTCCTTGCCGAAAAGTAAAAAATCGGCATTAGAAGATTTGTTAAAAGAATCGTTAACCCCAAAACCCAACAAATCATTTTTGGGGTTGCGTCCTCAAATATATATCTACAATAAAGTAAGCGAACCAAAGAAAGACAAGGGATTCAAACATTGGTTAAAGTATAAAGTAGGAAAAAAACCGGTCTATTTAAGTGATGTGGACATTCCTTTCAACTTAGATTTAATCGAAAACACGGGTGAGAATAATGGCTATTTTAATATTTCGGCAAGTTATGATACCGTGCCCAAAAATAAGAAAGTACATATCAATTATGAAGTATCGCCGCGCGTTCAATATACAATTAATGAGGTTACATTTCCACAAGATTCAACCATTTTGGCAAAAGAAATCCGGAAAACAACCGATGAATCGCTTTTAAAAATAAACGATCCGTTTAGTTTAGATGTCATTAAAAATGAACGCGAGCGTATCGATGCGAAATTAAAAGAAAATGGTTTTTATTATTTTGACCCAAACAACATTATTGTACAAGTAGATAGTACCGAAGTAAAACACAAAGTCAACTTAAAAGTAAAAATTAAAAACGATACACCCGAACTGGCAAAAGAGCAGTTTACGATTGATAAAATTTATATCTTTTCGGATTATAACTTGCGAAATGCGCGCAACCGCCGCAATTTGGTGCGTGCAAACACCGATACCATTCTGTGGAAAGACAATGTATATATTTTAGACCCAAAAGAAAAATTCCGTCCGCAAATTTATGATCGGGCGTTGTATTTTAAATCAGGCGATTTGTACAATCGTTCCAATCACAACCTCACTTTAAGCCGGCTGATCAATTTGGGTACGTTTAAGTTTGTAAAAAATCAATTTGTATTAAAAGACTCAACCGCTCAAAAATTCGATGTGTATTATTACCTCACTCCAAACGATTTTAAATCGCTTCGATTGGAAACATTGGGAAAATCGAATTCTGCAAGTTATGTGGGCGGAGAAGTAAACTTTAATTGGCGCCACCGCAATTTTCTGCGCGGAGCAGAATTGTTTACAGCAACACTCTACACAGCCATCGATTTTCAATTAGGTGGCAGTAAGGAAGCCAATAATATTTACCGTGTGGGTAGCCGTTTTAGTTTAACTTGGCCGCGCATCATTGCCCCGTTTAAATTTCAGTCATCGAGTGCCTTTGTGCCGCGTACTCGGGTGCAATTAGGATACGAATATCAAAACCGCACCCAACTATACACATTGCATAATTTCAATGCATCATTTGGCTATTTATGGAAAGAAAACGCCTTGCGCGAACACGATCTAAAACTGCTTGAAGTTACCTATGTTGCACCTGAAAAAACCACTGCAAAATATGAAGAAGAGATTGCAAAATATCCACCATTAGCCCGTGTTACCGAAAAGCAATTGATTTTTGGTCCGGTATATTCGTATATTTTCACCAATACCATGTTGCCTAAAAAACACACTTTTTATTACAAAGGATTATTAGACTTATCGGCCAATTTAACAGGTATTATATCAGGAGCAAATGCAGAAAAAGAAGCGCCTAAAACCATTTTGGGTGTTGCATATAGCCAATACATCAAAACAGAGCACGATTTTAGGTACTATTTAAAACTGAACAATACCTCGCAACTTGCTAGCCGTTTTATTGCAGGAGTGGCATATCCGTATGGAAATTCGGTGCACATGCCTTTTTCTAAACAATTTTTTGTGGGTGGTAGCAATAGTATTCGTGCTTTTCGAGCACGTACCTTGGGTCCGGGTAGCTATGATCCGCGCGGAGAAGGTTCATCGTTTTACCATGATCAAGCAGGAGATGTGAAATTAGAAGCAAATTTAGAATACCGTGCCAATATTATTAGTTTTTTAAATGCAGCCGTGTTTGTAGATGCCGGAAATGTATGGCTTTTTAATGAAGAAACTACAAGACCCGGCGGACAGTTTAGCAAAGAATTTTTGTCAGAAATTGCCGTTGGAGCTGGTTTTGGTTTGCGTTTCGATTTTAATATCCTCATTCTTCGTACCGATTTGGCAATGCCTTTGCGCATACCTTACTATCCCAAAGGAGACCGCTGGACGTTCAATGAAATAGACTTTTCACGAAAAACATGGCGCCGAGATAACCTTATGTTTAATATTGCCATTGGGTATCCGTTTTAA
- a CDS encoding adenylyltransferase/cytidyltransferase family protein encodes MKIGITFSAFDLLHAGHIKMLEDAKRQCDYLICGLQTDPTIDRPEKNKPAQSVVERYIQLKGCIHVDEIVPYATEQDLEDILRSFKIDVRILGEEYRDKNFTGRAYCEEKGIALYFNQRDHRFSSSGLRKSVAEKESIKSTE; translated from the coding sequence ATGAAAATAGGAATTACTTTTAGTGCATTCGATTTGTTGCACGCAGGACATATAAAAATGCTCGAAGACGCAAAACGCCAGTGCGATTATTTAATTTGTGGATTGCAAACCGATCCCACAATAGATCGACCTGAAAAAAACAAACCCGCACAAAGCGTTGTAGAGCGGTATATTCAGTTAAAAGGATGTATTCATGTTGATGAGATTGTTCCTTATGCAACCGAGCAAGATTTAGAAGATATCCTTCGGTCGTTTAAAATCGATGTTCGTATTTTAGGAGAAGAATACCGCGATAAGAATTTTACAGGCAGAGCTTATTGTGAGGAAAAAGGTATTGCATTGTATTTTAACCAACGCGATCACCGTTTCTCAAGTTCGGGTTTGCGCAAAAGCGTAGCCGAAAAAGAAAGCATTAAAAGCACCGAGTAA